One part of the Halopenitus persicus genome encodes these proteins:
- a CDS encoding lactate utilization protein, with amino-acid sequence MSQTKTDYVDDAEIDASLDQQPDEETLSEAVSNLEANGFEVVVVDSADEALETLQDRIPAGASVMNGHSTTLEEIGFMEYLSEGDHGWESLPEEIGSIDDEAERQTARRKAQTADYFLGGINAVAASGELVAADQSGSRIGAYPFAAGNVLIVSGVNKVVPTLDDALDRLESVAYPLENERANEAYGVGSAIAKQLIFRREMAEGRTTVVLVRDELGY; translated from the coding sequence GACGAGGAGACGCTCTCCGAGGCGGTCTCGAACCTGGAGGCGAACGGGTTCGAGGTCGTCGTGGTCGACTCCGCCGACGAAGCCCTCGAGACCCTCCAGGATCGAATCCCGGCGGGCGCGTCGGTGATGAACGGCCATTCGACGACGCTCGAGGAGATCGGCTTCATGGAGTACCTCTCCGAGGGCGACCACGGCTGGGAGAGCCTGCCCGAGGAGATCGGGAGCATCGACGACGAGGCGGAACGGCAGACTGCCCGTCGGAAGGCGCAGACCGCCGACTACTTCCTCGGCGGCATCAACGCGGTCGCCGCCAGCGGCGAACTGGTCGCAGCCGACCAGTCCGGCAGCCGCATCGGCGCCTACCCCTTCGCCGCCGGGAACGTGCTCATCGTCAGCGGCGTGAACAAGGTCGTTCCGACGCTCGATGACGCCCTCGACCGGCTCGAGTCGGTCGCGTATCCCCTCGAAAACGAGCGCGCGAACGAGGCCTACGGCGTCGGATCCGCGATCGCGAAGCAGCTGATCTTCCGCCGGGAGATGGCCGAGGGACGGACGACCGTCGTGCTGGTGCGGGACGAGCTCGGCTACTGA